CCGAAGTTGCTGCGAGTGCGCACTCCGCGATCGGTGCGGAGTACTCCGGCTTGTCCGCTGAGCAGATGACCGAATTGCGTGCCAAGGCACGTGACGAAAATGTCTATCTGCGGGTGGTCAAGAACAACCTGGCCCGCCGGGCCGTCGATGGCACCGAATTCGAGTGTCTGAAAGACGGGCTCGTCGGACCGCTGTTGCTGGCGTTCTCCATGGAGGATCCCGGTGCCGCAGCAAGGGTTATCAAGGAGTTTGCGAAGGAGAACGAGAAGCTGCAGACAAAGCTGGTCGCCGTCGGCGGTCAACTCTATTCCGCAGCTGAACTCGATCGGCTCGCTACACTGCCGAACAAGGAGCAGGCGATCAGCATGCTCATGTCGGTGATGAAAGCCCCGAGCGAGAAGTTCGTCCGTACCCTCAACGAGGTGCCTGGAAAACTGGTTCGCACGGTTGCTGCGATCCGCGACGAAAAACAGGCAGCCTAAGGGTCGCAAGACGCATTTCGGGTAATTTTGGTGTCAAACGTTTTTATCAGGAGTAAATAGCATGGCCGTTTCTAAAGACGATATCCTGGAAACCATTTCCAACATGACCGTAATGGAGGTCGTGGAACTGATCGAGGCGATGGAAGAGAAGTTTGGTGTCTCCGCCGCCGCCGCCGTTGCCGCCGCCCCGGCCGCTGCTGGAGGAGAAGCTGCCGCTGAAGAGCAGACCGCGTTCGACGTGGTCATGAGCAGCTTTGGCGAAAACAAGGTCTCCGTCATCAAGGCCGTTCGCGCCATCACCGGCCTGGGTCTCAAAGAGGCCAAGGAAATGGTTGAAGGTGTCCCGGCAACCATTAAAGAAGGTGCCGAAAAAGGCGAAGCCGAAGATATCAAGAAGCAGCTCGAGGAAGCCGGCGCTTCGGTTGAACTTAAGTAATCGCTTGATGCCTCAATACGTCAGGCAGAGCCTGATCGCCGGCCCGGACTCGGCCAGGCGGAACCGCCAGGGATGGCGGGCACCTGAATATATGGCTGGTGGCCCGTGCGCCACCGGCCTTTTTCCGCTGGAAGACTGCCAATTCCTGGATGGCCGCCGGCAGAAGTTGTGGGATAGTCTTGAACAAGCTGAGGAACTCTGATGGCTTACTCGTTCACTGAGAAGAAACGTATCCGCAAGGATTTCAGCAAGCGCCGCAGCGTCCTTGAAGTCCCCTACATGCTCTCGATCCAGCTGGACTCGTATCGCAACTTCCTGCAAGCGGACGTAACCAGTGACGAGCGTAACGAACAGGGCCTTCACGCAGCCTTCAAATCGGTATTCCCGATCGTCAGTTATTCGGGTAATGCCGCACTGGAGTATGTTAGCTACCGGCTCGGCACTCCGGCGTTCGACGTCAAGGAGTGCCAGATGCGCGGGCTTACATACGCCGCTCCGCTGCGCGTTAAACTGCGTTTGGTCCTTTATGATAAAGACTCCTCCGCCAAGTCCGTCAAGGATATCCGGGAGCAGGAAGTCTACATGGGCGAACTGCCCCTGATGACCGAAAACGGTACGTTCGTGATCAATGGTACCGAGCGGGTCATCGTTTCTCAGCTGCACCGCTCGCCGGGCGTATTCTTCGAGCATGACAAGGGCAAGACCCACTCCTCCGGCAAGCTGCTGTTCTCCGCCCGGGTGATCCCCTATCGGGGTTCCTGGCTGGATTTCGAATTCGATCCCAAGGATCTGGTCTACGTGCGCATCGATCGGCGTCGGAAACTGCCGGCCACAATCCTGCTGCGCGGCCTCGGTTACAGTACCGAGGAGATCCTCGATGTCTTCTTTGAACGCGATACCTACACCTTCACCAAGAACGGCGTGAAGATTAAGCTCGTTCCGGAACGCCTGCGCGGCGAGACGGCGACCGTCGATATCAAGCTCGAAGGAAAGGTGCTGGTGGAGCGGGATCGTCGGATTACTGCGCGCCACATCCGTGAGATGGAGAAAGCCGGCCTCTCGACTCTCGAGGTGCCGGTCGATTACGTTCATGGCAAGACCCTGGCGCAAGATATCGTCGATAAGGAGAGTGGTGAGCTACTGGCTCAGGCCAACGACGAACTCACCCCGGAATTGGTCGACAAACTGGTCGATGCCGGTGTCAAAAAGTTCGACACAATCTTCACCAACGACCTGGACCGCGGTCCCTACATCGCAGAGACCCTGCGGATCGATCCGACTACTACCGATCTGGAAGCACTGGTCGAGATCTATCGTATGATGCGTCCGGGTGAACCGCCGACCAAAGACGCGGCGGAGAACCTGTTCCACAACCTGTTCTTTACCGGGGATCGCTACGACCTCTCCCACGTCGGCCGCATGAAGTTCAATCGCCGCGTGGGTCGGAAAGAGGTCGAAGGCCCGGGCGTACTCTATGACAGCAAGTATTTCGGTGGCCGTGACAAGAAGGACACGGTGGCCCATGAGCGGGTCAAGCAGTTCGGCGAACAGTCGGACATCCTCGAGGTTCTGAAGACGCTGGTCGACATTCGCAACGGCAACGGTCAGGTGGACGATATCGACCACCTGGGCAATCGCCGCGTCCGCTCCGTGGGCGAGATGGCGGAAAACCAGTTCCGTATCGGTCTTGTGCGTGTGGAACGCGCCGTCAAGGAGCGCCTGTCGCTCGCCGAGTCGGAAAACCTGATGCCGCAGGAATTGATCAACGCCAAGCCGGTCTCCGCGGCCGTCAAGGAGTTCTTCGGCTCCTCGCAGTTGTCGCAGTTCATGGACCAGAACAACCCCCTGTCGGAGGTCACCCACAAGCGGAGGATCTCCGCACTGGGACCGGGTGGCCTGACGCGAGAGCGGGCCGGGTTCGAGGTGCGCGATGTGCACCCGACGCATTATGGCCGCGTCTGCCCGATCGAGACTCCGGAGGGACCGAACATCGGTCTCATCAACTCGCTGGCGGTGTACGCACGGGCGAATCCCTACGGCTTCCTGGAGACGCCTTACCGGAAGGTGGTGGATGGCAATGTGACCGACGAGATTGTGTACCTGTCGGCCATCGATGAAGGCGAATTCGTCATCGCGCAGGCCAACGCCCGTACCGATGCCGACAACAATCTTCTGGACGACCTGGTCTCTTCCCGGCATATGAACGAGTTCACGTTGTCGCCGAAGGAGAATATCCAGTTCATCGATGTCTCGCCCAAGCAGATCGTTTCGGTAGCGGCTTCGCTGGTGCCTTTCCTGGAACACGATGATGCCAACCGCGCGCTCATGGGCTCCAACATGCAGCGCCAGGCCGTCCCCACCCTGCGTCCCGACAAACCGTTGGTCGGTACCGGTATCGAACGCACAGTGGCTATCGACTCCGGTGTAACGGTGACCGCCCGCCGTGGGGGTACCGTGGACTCGGTGGATTCTGGTCGTATCGTGGTTCGGGTGAACGACGACGAGACGGAGGCGGGTGAATCCGGCGTCGATATCTACAACCTGATCAAGTACACCCGTTCCAATCAGAACACCTGTATCAATCAGCGTCCACTGGTCGGCCCCGGTAACGTGATTGCCCGCGGGGACGTGCTCGCCGACGGTTCGGCAACCGATATGGGTGAACTGGCACTGGGGCAGAACATGTTGGTCGCGTTCATGCCCTGGAACGGTTACAACTTCGAGGATTCCATTCTCATCTCCGAGCGTGTGGTCGAGGAGGATCGCTACACCACGATCCATATTGAAGAGCTGACCTGCGTAGCCCGTGACACCAAACTGGGACCGGAAGAGATCTCCGCGGATATCCCCAACGTGGGCGAGGCAGCACTCGCCAAACTCGACGAAGCCGGCATCGTGCACATCGGTGCCGAGGTGAAATCGGGCGATATCCTCGTGGGCAAGGTGACGCCGAAGGGTGAAACCCAGCTCACGCCGGAAGAGAAGCTGCTGCGCGCCATATTCGGCGAGAAGGCCTCGGACGTAAAAGACACCTCCCAGCGTGTGCCGTCGGGCATGAATGGTACGGTCATCGGCGTACAGGTCTTCACCCGTGACGGGTTGGAGAAGGATACCCGCGCCAAGGCCATCGAGGAGTCGGAGCTGGACCAGGTCCGGAAGGATCTGCGGGATCAGCAGCGCATCATGTCCGATGACGCCTTCGCCCGGGTAGAGAAGATGCTGGTGGGCCAGGAAGCGGCCGGCGGACCGGACAAGCTGAAGTCGGGTGATAAGATCAGCAACACGTACCTGCGGGATCTGCCGCGTGACAAGTGGTTCGAAATCCGCCTGAAGGACGACGACGTCAACAGTCAGCTGGAAGCGGTCGGCGAAAGCCTCAAGCAGATGAAGGCGCAGTTCGATGATCTCTATGAGGAGAAGCGCCGCAAGCTGACCCAGGGTGACGATCTGGCCCCGGGCGTGCTGAAGATGGTCAAGGTCTACCTGGCCGTCAAGCGCCGTATTCAGCCGGGCGACAAGATGGCCGGCCGTCACGGAAACAAGGGTGTCATCTCCATGATTGTCCCGGTCGAGGACATGCCTTATATGGATGACGGTACCCCGGTCGACATCGTTCTCAACCCGCTTGGCGTACCTTCTCGAATGAATGTCGGGCAGGTGCTGGAGACCCACCTGGGTTGGGCGGCCAAAGGGCTGGGCCGTAAGCTCAACAACATGGTTCAGGCCAAGGCCAAAGTGGACGAGGTGCGCAAGTTCCTGCACGAGATTTACAACCAGTCGGGCAAGAAGGAGGACCTGGATTCTCTTACCGATGACGAGATCCTGGAACTCGCCAAACACCTGCGCGCCGGTGTCCCGATGGCTACGCCGGTCTTCGACGGGGTGAACGAGGACGAGATCCGGCAGATGCTTCGACTCGCCGACCTCCCCGAAAGCGGGCAGACCGTACTGTATGACGGCCGTACCGGTGACTCGTTCGACCGTCAGGTGACGGTGGGCTACATGTATATGCTCAAGCTCAACCATCTGATCGACGACAAGATGCATGCCCGCTCCACCGGACCGTACAGTCTGGTGACGCAGCAGCCACTGGGCGGCAAGGCCCAGTTCGGTGGGCAGCGCTTCGGGGAGATGGAGGTCTGGGCGCTGGAAGCGTACGGCGCCGCCTACACCCTGCAGGAGATGCTGACTGTCAAATCGGACGATGTGAACGGTCGGACCAAGATGTACAAGAACATCGTCGACGGCGACCATCGCATGGAGGCCGGTATGCCGGAGTCGTTCAACGTGCTGCTCAAGGAGATCCGCGCGCTGGGTATCGACATCGAGCTGGAGCACGAGTAGGAGCGGCGTCCCCGCCGCGAAACGGGCGGGGGGTGATTGCCCCCCGCCATTGGAATCACGGGGTCGCGCCGAGACGGCGCTCCTACAACCGAGGAGACGAACACGGTGAAAGATCTACTCAAGCTTCTCAAGCAGCAGGGTCCCATCGAGGATTTCGACGCCATCCGTATTGGTCTGGCGTCTCCCGACAAGATCCGCTCCTGGTCCTTCGGCGAAGTCAAAAAGCCGGAGACCATCAATTATCGGACCTTCAAGCCGGAGCGGGATGGCCTGTTCTGTGCAAAGATTTTCGGGCCGGTAAAAGACTACGAGTGCCTGTGCGGCAAGTACAAGCGGCTCAAGCATCGCGGAGTCATCTGCGAAAAGTGTGGTGTCGAAGTGACGCTGGCCAAGGTGCGTCGCGAGCGCATGGGCCATATCGAGCTGGCTAGCCCGACGGCGCACATCTGGTTCCTGAAGTCCCTGCCCTCGCGCATGGGGCTGCTGCTGGACATGACGCTGCGGGACATCGAGCGGGTACTCTATTTCGAGGCCTTCGTGGTGGTGGACCCGGGCATGACCCAGCTCGAGCGGGGTCAGCTGCTTTCGGACGAAACCTACCTTGATGCTATCGAGGAGTACGGCGACGAGTTCGACGCCCGTATGGGTGCCGAAGCGGTCCTGGAGATGCTCAAGTCCATGGATCTGGAGGCGGAGGCCAATCGGCTGCGCGAAGAGATTCCGCAGACCAACTCCGAGACCAAGCTCAAGAAATTCACCAAGCGGCTGAAGCTCATCGAGGCCTTCATTGACTCCGGCAACAAGCCCGAGTGGATGGTGCTCACGGTGCTGCCCGTGCTGCCGCCCGAGCTGCGTCCGCTCGTGCCGCTGGAAGGTGGCCGCTTCGCGACCTCCGACCTGAACGATCTCTATCGTCGGGTAATCAACCGTAACAACCGACTCAAACGTCTGCTGGATCTGAACGCTCCGGACATCATCGTCCGTAACGAGAAGCGCATGCTGCAGGAGTCGGTCGATGCCCTGATGGACAACGGCCGCCGCGGCCGCGCCATCACCGGTTCCAACCGGCGGCCGCTGAAATCCCTGGCCGACATGATCAAGGGCAAGCAGGGGCGCTTCCGTCAGAACCTGCTTGGCAAGCGCGTCGACTACTCCGGCCGTTCGGTCATCGTGGTCGGCCCGACTCTCAAGCTGCACCAGTGCGGCCTGCCCAAGAAGATGGCGCTTGAGCTGTTCAAGCCGTTCATCTTCTCGAAGCTGGAGCGCCGCGGCCTGGCAACCACCATCAAGGCCGCCAAGAAGCTGGTCGAGCGGGAAGGCGCCGAGGTTTGGGACATCCTCGAAGAGGTGATTCGTGAACATCCGGTATTGCTGAACCGCGCTCCGACCCTCCACCGCCTCGGTATCCAGGGTTTCGAGCCGGTACTGATCGAAGGCAAGGCCATCCAGCTGCATCCGCTGGTCTGCGCCGCCTTCAACGCCGACTTCGACGGCGACCAGATGGCCGTCCACGTGCCGCTTTCGCTGGAAGCACAGCTCGAGGCACGGGCGCTGATGATGTCCACCAACAACATCCTCTCGCCCGCCAGTGGTGAACCGATCATCGTGCCGTCGCAGGACGTGGTGCTCGGTCTCTACTACATGACGCGCGAGTCCATCAATGCGAAGGGCGAGGGCATGGCCTTCGCCGACCTGAAAGAGCTTCGCCGCGCCTACGATAGCGGAGCGGTCTCGCTGCACGCCCGTGTCAAGGTACGTATCCGCGAGCAGTTGCTCGATGAAAACGGCGAGTTGCAGGAGAAGGTTTCGCTCAGGGACACCACGGCTGGACGTGCGCTGTTGTTCCACATCGTGCCGGACGGCATGGCGTTCGAACACGTCGACAAGCCGATGGTGAAAAAGGCGATCTCGGGATTGATTAATACCTGTTATCGCCAGCTCGGTCTCAAGGATACGGTCGTATTCGCCGACCAGTTGATGTACACCGGCTTCCGGATGGCCACCCGTGCGGCGGTTTCCTTTGGCTCCAATGATATGGTCATCCCGGACGAAAAGGCCGAGATCCTGGCCCGTGCCGAGAGTGAGGTGAAGGAGATTGAAAACCAGTACATCTCCGGTCTGGTGACCAACGGCGAGCGCTACAACAAGGTGGTGGATATCTGGTCGCACACCAACGACCAGGTCGCCAAGGCGATGATGGACAAGCTCGGCAAGGATGAGGTCGTCGACAGGGACGGCAACATCGCCAAGCAGGATTCGTTCAATTCCATCTTCATGATGGCCGACTCCGGTGCACGTGGTTCCGCCGCCCAGATTCGCCAGCTGGCGGGTATGCGCGGTCTCATGGCCAAGCCGGACGGCTCCATCATCGAGACGCCGATCACCGCCAACTTCCGTGAAGGGTTGTCGGTACTGCAGTACTTCATCTCCACGCACGGTGCCCGTAAGGGGCTCGCGGATACGGCACTCAAGACCGCCAACTCCGGTTATCTGACTCGCCGCCTGGTGGACGTATCACAGGACCTGGTGGTTACCGAGGACGATTGCGGCACCTCCAACGGCGTGATCATGCACT
This genomic window from Thiohalomonas denitrificans contains:
- the rplL gene encoding 50S ribosomal protein L7/L12, yielding MAVSKDDILETISNMTVMEVVELIEAMEEKFGVSAAAAVAAAPAAAGGEAAAEEQTAFDVVMSSFGENKVSVIKAVRAITGLGLKEAKEMVEGVPATIKEGAEKGEAEDIKKQLEEAGASVELK
- the rplJ gene encoding 50S ribosomal protein L10; translation: MALNLEQKKSIVAEVAEVAASAHSAIGAEYSGLSAEQMTELRAKARDENVYLRVVKNNLARRAVDGTEFECLKDGLVGPLLLAFSMEDPGAAARVIKEFAKENEKLQTKLVAVGGQLYSAAELDRLATLPNKEQAISMLMSVMKAPSEKFVRTLNEVPGKLVRTVAAIRDEKQAA
- the rpoB gene encoding DNA-directed RNA polymerase subunit beta; translated protein: MAYSFTEKKRIRKDFSKRRSVLEVPYMLSIQLDSYRNFLQADVTSDERNEQGLHAAFKSVFPIVSYSGNAALEYVSYRLGTPAFDVKECQMRGLTYAAPLRVKLRLVLYDKDSSAKSVKDIREQEVYMGELPLMTENGTFVINGTERVIVSQLHRSPGVFFEHDKGKTHSSGKLLFSARVIPYRGSWLDFEFDPKDLVYVRIDRRRKLPATILLRGLGYSTEEILDVFFERDTYTFTKNGVKIKLVPERLRGETATVDIKLEGKVLVERDRRITARHIREMEKAGLSTLEVPVDYVHGKTLAQDIVDKESGELLAQANDELTPELVDKLVDAGVKKFDTIFTNDLDRGPYIAETLRIDPTTTDLEALVEIYRMMRPGEPPTKDAAENLFHNLFFTGDRYDLSHVGRMKFNRRVGRKEVEGPGVLYDSKYFGGRDKKDTVAHERVKQFGEQSDILEVLKTLVDIRNGNGQVDDIDHLGNRRVRSVGEMAENQFRIGLVRVERAVKERLSLAESENLMPQELINAKPVSAAVKEFFGSSQLSQFMDQNNPLSEVTHKRRISALGPGGLTRERAGFEVRDVHPTHYGRVCPIETPEGPNIGLINSLAVYARANPYGFLETPYRKVVDGNVTDEIVYLSAIDEGEFVIAQANARTDADNNLLDDLVSSRHMNEFTLSPKENIQFIDVSPKQIVSVAASLVPFLEHDDANRALMGSNMQRQAVPTLRPDKPLVGTGIERTVAIDSGVTVTARRGGTVDSVDSGRIVVRVNDDETEAGESGVDIYNLIKYTRSNQNTCINQRPLVGPGNVIARGDVLADGSATDMGELALGQNMLVAFMPWNGYNFEDSILISERVVEEDRYTTIHIEELTCVARDTKLGPEEISADIPNVGEAALAKLDEAGIVHIGAEVKSGDILVGKVTPKGETQLTPEEKLLRAIFGEKASDVKDTSQRVPSGMNGTVIGVQVFTRDGLEKDTRAKAIEESELDQVRKDLRDQQRIMSDDAFARVEKMLVGQEAAGGPDKLKSGDKISNTYLRDLPRDKWFEIRLKDDDVNSQLEAVGESLKQMKAQFDDLYEEKRRKLTQGDDLAPGVLKMVKVYLAVKRRIQPGDKMAGRHGNKGVISMIVPVEDMPYMDDGTPVDIVLNPLGVPSRMNVGQVLETHLGWAAKGLGRKLNNMVQAKAKVDEVRKFLHEIYNQSGKKEDLDSLTDDEILELAKHLRAGVPMATPVFDGVNEDEIRQMLRLADLPESGQTVLYDGRTGDSFDRQVTVGYMYMLKLNHLIDDKMHARSTGPYSLVTQQPLGGKAQFGGQRFGEMEVWALEAYGAAYTLQEMLTVKSDDVNGRTKMYKNIVDGDHRMEAGMPESFNVLLKEIRALGIDIELEHE
- the rpoC gene encoding DNA-directed RNA polymerase subunit beta', giving the protein MKDLLKLLKQQGPIEDFDAIRIGLASPDKIRSWSFGEVKKPETINYRTFKPERDGLFCAKIFGPVKDYECLCGKYKRLKHRGVICEKCGVEVTLAKVRRERMGHIELASPTAHIWFLKSLPSRMGLLLDMTLRDIERVLYFEAFVVVDPGMTQLERGQLLSDETYLDAIEEYGDEFDARMGAEAVLEMLKSMDLEAEANRLREEIPQTNSETKLKKFTKRLKLIEAFIDSGNKPEWMVLTVLPVLPPELRPLVPLEGGRFATSDLNDLYRRVINRNNRLKRLLDLNAPDIIVRNEKRMLQESVDALMDNGRRGRAITGSNRRPLKSLADMIKGKQGRFRQNLLGKRVDYSGRSVIVVGPTLKLHQCGLPKKMALELFKPFIFSKLERRGLATTIKAAKKLVEREGAEVWDILEEVIREHPVLLNRAPTLHRLGIQGFEPVLIEGKAIQLHPLVCAAFNADFDGDQMAVHVPLSLEAQLEARALMMSTNNILSPASGEPIIVPSQDVVLGLYYMTRESINAKGEGMAFADLKELRRAYDSGAVSLHARVKVRIREQLLDENGELQEKVSLRDTTAGRALLFHIVPDGMAFEHVDKPMVKKAISGLINTCYRQLGLKDTVVFADQLMYTGFRMATRAAVSFGSNDMVIPDEKAEILARAESEVKEIENQYISGLVTNGERYNKVVDIWSHTNDQVAKAMMDKLGKDEVVDRDGNIAKQDSFNSIFMMADSGARGSAAQIRQLAGMRGLMAKPDGSIIETPITANFREGLSVLQYFISTHGARKGLADTALKTANSGYLTRRLVDVSQDLVVTEDDCGTSNGVIMHSLIEGGDVVEPLSERVLGRMTAEDVMEPGSGDQVAIPSGTLLDEALVEQLESMSVDHLKVRSPITCETRYGVCATCYGRDLARGHKVNVGESVGVIAAQSIGEPGTQLTMRTFHIGGAASRAASVNNIQIKSNGTVRLHNIKMVEHAEGHRVAVSRSGEITVIDETGRERERYKVPYGAKINVYDAATVKSGEVLANWDPHTHPVITEIAGYVKLVDFEEGVTVHRQTDEVTGLSSLVVMDPKSRSSSGKDRRPMVKLVDDSGNDLNFPGTDIPANYFLPAGAVVNMEDGGQVSVGDVLARIPQESSKTRDITGGLPRVADLFEARKPKESSILAEISGTVSFGKETKGKQRLVLTPQEGDSHEELIPKWRHVTVFEGEHVERGEVIVEGEPNPHDILRLLGVEELSKYIVNEVQDVYRLQGVKINDKHIEVIIRQMLRKVEIKAGGDSRFLHGEQAEYARVLEENEQLDREDKMPCTYERLLLGITKASLATESFISAASFQETTRVLTDAAVTGKQDDLRGLKENVIVGRLIPAGTGLAYHSERRRKREVFEEEIAPEAFEAVGEQPEQE